From Saccharothrix espanaensis DSM 44229, the proteins below share one genomic window:
- a CDS encoding RibD family protein — protein MIRPHVLLSVAVSVDGYIDDRGAERFPLSNAEDFDHVDRLRAESDAILVGAETIRRDNPRLLVNDPGRRAARVAAGRPEYPLKVTVTRSGDLAPDLNFWHHGGEKRVYTTDSGFPVASVALAGLASVAALGPAVDFAALLDDLGALGIGRLMVEGGGHVHTAFLAAGLADEIRMAVAPMLIGQAAAPRFVRPAAFPGGPARRFHLDGVEVLGDVAVLRYFPKRSGAS, from the coding sequence GTGATTCGACCGCACGTGCTGCTCAGCGTCGCCGTGAGCGTCGACGGCTACATAGACGACCGGGGCGCGGAGCGCTTCCCGCTGTCCAACGCCGAGGACTTCGACCACGTGGACCGCCTGCGCGCCGAGTCCGACGCGATCCTGGTCGGCGCGGAGACGATCCGCCGCGACAACCCGCGCCTGCTGGTCAACGACCCCGGCCGGCGTGCCGCGCGGGTCGCGGCCGGCCGGCCGGAGTACCCGTTGAAGGTCACCGTCACGCGGTCCGGGGACCTCGCGCCGGACCTGAACTTCTGGCACCACGGCGGCGAGAAGCGGGTCTACACCACCGATTCCGGCTTCCCGGTCGCGTCGGTGGCGCTGGCCGGCCTCGCGTCGGTCGCCGCGCTCGGCCCGGCGGTCGACTTCGCCGCCCTGCTCGACGACCTGGGCGCGCTCGGGATCGGGCGGCTGATGGTGGAGGGCGGCGGGCACGTGCACACCGCGTTCCTCGCCGCCGGCCTGGCCGACGAGATCCGGATGGCGGTCGCGCCGATGCTGATCGGCCAGGCCGCCGCGCCGAGGTTCGTGCGCCCGGCGGCGTTCCCCGGCGGCCCGGCCCGGCGGTTCCACCTCGACGGCGTCGAGGTCCTGGGCGACGTCGCGGTGCTGCGCTACTTCCCGAAGCGGTCCGGCGCGAGCTGA
- a CDS encoding sulfatase-like hydrolase/transferase, whose product MTGGTWRRVGWWTATGCAVLLVAVVLLAPADLERFTWSAFLRVPVEALLGVLLVLVLPVRWRWVAAWAGGVFLGLLAVVKVLDIGFDVVLYRPFDLVLDWPLLGPAVDFVAVTGGPAGAVGVVVGAVLVALGLITLVACSVVRLARLADRRRAVTTRVVLVSAAVWITLAGTGVPLTSTSAAEFVYDHARQVRDGLGDQEAFAAESALDAFRDVPGDRLLTALRGKEVVVVFVESYGRSAVEDPELSVAGVLDAGTRRLAAAGFSARSGFLTSPTAGGGSWLAQATLLSGLRIDNQQRYRNLVGSDRVTLNAAFGRAGWRTVGVLPGITQAWPEGEFFGYRRIMAAGDLGYRGPRFGYATTPDQFTLAAFDRAEGGSPDPVMATIALVGSHAPWTPVPSPVDWADLGDGSVYGSMPSGTGAPESIFTRDPADVRADYRRSVEYSLGTLVSYVENHRDDDLVVVFLGDHQPAQVVTGGGAGRDVPIGVVAKDPAVLDRIADWRWDAGLRPGPHAPTWPMESFRDRFLTAFGPAAG is encoded by the coding sequence ATGACGGGTGGCACGTGGCGGCGGGTCGGGTGGTGGACGGCCACCGGGTGCGCCGTGCTGCTGGTGGCGGTCGTCCTGCTCGCGCCGGCGGACCTGGAGAGGTTCACCTGGTCGGCGTTCCTGCGGGTCCCGGTCGAGGCGCTGCTGGGCGTGCTGCTGGTGCTCGTGCTGCCGGTGCGGTGGCGGTGGGTCGCGGCGTGGGCCGGTGGGGTGTTCCTGGGACTGCTGGCCGTGGTGAAGGTCCTCGACATCGGGTTCGACGTGGTGCTGTACCGGCCGTTCGACCTGGTGCTGGACTGGCCGCTGCTCGGGCCGGCGGTGGACTTCGTGGCGGTGACCGGCGGCCCGGCGGGCGCGGTCGGCGTGGTGGTCGGGGCGGTGCTGGTGGCGCTCGGGCTGATCACGCTGGTGGCGTGCTCGGTGGTGCGGCTGGCCCGGCTCGCCGACCGGCGGCGGGCGGTCACCACCCGGGTCGTGCTGGTGTCGGCCGCGGTGTGGATCACGCTGGCCGGGACGGGCGTCCCGCTCACCTCGACCAGTGCCGCCGAGTTCGTCTACGACCACGCGCGGCAGGTGCGTGACGGGTTGGGCGACCAGGAGGCGTTCGCCGCCGAGTCCGCGCTGGACGCGTTCCGGGACGTGCCGGGCGACCGGCTGCTGACCGCGTTGCGGGGCAAGGAGGTCGTGGTGGTGTTCGTGGAGAGCTACGGGCGCTCGGCCGTCGAGGATCCGGAGCTGTCGGTGGCCGGCGTGCTCGACGCCGGCACGCGCCGGTTGGCGGCGGCCGGGTTCTCCGCGCGCAGCGGTTTCCTGACCTCGCCCACGGCGGGCGGCGGCAGTTGGCTGGCGCAGGCGACCCTGTTGTCCGGGCTGCGGATCGACAACCAGCAGCGGTACCGGAACCTGGTGGGCAGCGACCGGGTGACGCTCAACGCGGCGTTCGGGCGGGCCGGTTGGCGGACCGTCGGAGTGCTGCCGGGGATCACGCAGGCGTGGCCGGAAGGCGAGTTCTTCGGCTACCGGCGGATCATGGCGGCCGGCGACCTCGGCTACCGGGGCCCGAGGTTCGGCTACGCCACCACGCCCGACCAGTTCACCCTCGCCGCGTTCGACCGCGCCGAGGGCGGGTCGCCGGACCCGGTGATGGCCACCATCGCCCTGGTCGGCAGCCACGCCCCGTGGACGCCGGTGCCCTCGCCGGTCGACTGGGCGGACCTGGGCGACGGCTCGGTGTACGGCTCGATGCCCTCGGGCACCGGAGCGCCGGAGTCGATCTTCACCCGCGACCCGGCGGACGTGCGCGCCGACTACCGCCGGTCGGTCGAGTACTCGCTGGGCACCCTCGTGTCGTACGTGGAGAACCACCGCGACGACGATCTCGTGGTGGTGTTCCTCGGTGACCACCAGCCGGCCCAGGTGGTGACCGGCGGCGGCGCGGGCCGGGACGTGCCGATCGGCGTCGTGGCGAAGGACCCGGCGGTCCTCGACCGGATCGCCGACTGGCGGTGGGACGCCGGCCTCCGACCCGGCCCGCACGCCCCGACGTGGCCGATGGAGTCCTTCCGCGACCGGTTCCTGACCGCGTTCGGCCCCGCCGCCGGGTAG
- a CDS encoding DoxX family protein — protein sequence MSEQTAPARSTTARVGDIALWVAQVALAAYFVYSGYLLFGDDFVQKFEEIGFGQWLRYLTGTLEIAGALGLLVPRLCGLAALGLVGVMAGAVGTELFLLAKGDATLPLILLAAAAVIAFLRRDTIRALLAQLAPDRFGK from the coding sequence ATGTCTGAGCAGACCGCGCCCGCCCGGTCCACGACCGCGCGCGTCGGCGACATCGCGTTGTGGGTGGCGCAGGTAGCGCTCGCCGCCTACTTCGTCTACAGCGGGTACCTGCTGTTCGGTGACGACTTCGTGCAGAAGTTCGAGGAGATCGGGTTCGGGCAGTGGCTGCGCTACCTCACCGGGACGTTGGAGATCGCGGGCGCGCTGGGGCTGCTGGTGCCCCGGCTGTGCGGGCTCGCCGCACTCGGCCTGGTCGGGGTGATGGCGGGCGCGGTCGGCACCGAGTTGTTCCTGCTCGCCAAGGGCGACGCCACGCTGCCGCTGATCCTGCTGGCCGCCGCGGCGGTGATCGCGTTCCTCCGCCGCGACACGATCCGCGCCCTGCTCGCTCAGCTCGCGCCGGACCGCTTCGGGAAGTAG
- a CDS encoding pirin family protein produces the protein MSNTETDPAEVVCAATAGAAARVEVLEPRDVPLGGPRAMTVRRTLPQRGRSMVGAWCFADHYGPDDVSATGGMDVAPHPHTGLQTVSWLFSGEIEHRDSLGVHAVVRPGELNLMTGGHGICHSEVSLPGTTVLHGVQLWVALPDAHRDAPRDFQHHRPEPIALPGATVRVFLGTLAGHTSPVRTFTPLLGAELVLEPGVGVELAVDPRHEHGVLVDQGEVELSGVRVRRAELGCTAPGAGTLTLANPGPQPARAMLLGGEPFGEEIVMWWNFVARDHDEIAHHRAEWQAGTERFGQVTGYPGARLPAPPLPTGRLRPRSNPPLPPR, from the coding sequence ATGAGCAACACCGAGACCGACCCCGCCGAGGTGGTGTGCGCCGCCACGGCCGGTGCCGCGGCGCGGGTCGAGGTCCTCGAACCCCGGGACGTGCCGCTGGGCGGCCCGCGTGCGATGACCGTCCGCCGCACGCTGCCGCAGCGCGGCCGGTCCATGGTCGGCGCCTGGTGCTTCGCCGACCACTACGGCCCCGACGACGTGTCGGCGACCGGTGGGATGGACGTCGCGCCGCACCCGCACACCGGCTTGCAGACGGTGAGCTGGCTGTTCAGCGGCGAGATCGAGCACCGCGACAGCCTGGGCGTGCACGCGGTCGTGCGGCCGGGCGAGCTGAACCTGATGACCGGCGGGCACGGGATCTGCCACTCCGAGGTGTCGCTGCCCGGGACGACCGTGCTGCACGGCGTGCAGCTGTGGGTCGCCCTGCCCGACGCCCACCGCGACGCGCCCCGCGACTTCCAGCACCACCGCCCCGAGCCGATCGCCCTGCCCGGCGCGACCGTCCGGGTGTTCCTCGGAACGCTGGCCGGCCACACCTCGCCCGTGCGCACGTTCACGCCGTTGCTCGGCGCGGAACTGGTCCTGGAGCCGGGGGTGGGCGTCGAACTGGCGGTCGACCCGCGCCACGAGCACGGCGTGCTGGTCGACCAGGGCGAGGTCGAGCTGTCGGGCGTCCGGGTGCGCCGCGCCGAACTCGGTTGCACCGCCCCGGGCGCCGGGACGCTGACCCTGGCGAACCCCGGCCCGCAACCGGCCCGCGCGATGTTGCTGGGCGGTGAGCCGTTCGGCGAGGAGATCGTGATGTGGTGGAACTTCGTCGCCCGCGACCACGACGAGATCGCCCACCACCGCGCGGAGTGGCAGGCCGGCACCGAGCGCTTCGGCCAGGTCACCGGCTACCCTGGCGCCCGTCTCCCGGCCCCGCCCCTGCCGACCGGTCGGCTGCGTCCCCGGAGCAACCCGCCGCTGCCCCCACGCTGA